The Helianthus annuus cultivar XRQ/B chromosome 11, HanXRQr2.0-SUNRISE, whole genome shotgun sequence region aaactgTCATTTAAACACGCTCTCCGGGCTTTCAGGGGTATTATCGTCAAATTCCAAAATAACCGCCGTTGAATATACACAGAAACGCTTCGAAAAAAAGTTCATTACGTTTTACACTTCCATTGAACGATCACAAACATACAGAAATTTGAGAAAATCATACGCCATTGAAGTTCATGGCGTTGTCGAGAGATAATTTGAAGGTTTACCTTCGAGTTACTGAAAAGAAATCCGtctctcaaaaccctaaatcatcaaaGAAGCCAAAAACATCATCAGTTGAAGAAACATAGAATATTAGCCGAAAATCAACAATGAAACAACAAAGTAGTAGAAAACGCAAAGAGATTTCAGACAATGGTAATTTTATGTATTTTTGCTTTTTAACTGAATTCAAGTTACGTTTTATGAAGTGCAATAGACCTAATATATCATATCCCTTCCCAAAAATTGTTAATGAGTGATATCTTATCCATATCTTATCATTGAATTGCTTAATTAGGTTTGTTATTAGAGACTGCATTGCGTTTTATGTTAAAACTATGACCTAGGGTGCTAATGCTTTTTATGGGATTTATATATTGTGAACTAATGCGTTTTATCTTAATAAATTTGCAGAAACAaagagattattattattattatgataattGTAATCGAATTTTAAAACATTGCGTTTTATCTTATCTTTGAATTTGCTGAGATACATGTGTTGTTATCTATTGCGTTTTATCAAAATACAGTATCAAATGCTTTTTTTTCTTGACTAATGCgttttatattaaaatatcataaaaacaaAATGAGATTATGTAATGTTAATTTGTTGTGTTAAATTTAATATGATGTAAAGTATTGCATTTTATCTCAAAACTGTGAATTACTGTTTTTTATCTTTATAGTGTTAGCTAATGCGTTTTATCTTAAATTTGTTAATTGACATTGTTTCATTATTCtgtttaaagttaaaaaaacaagaGGAAAAACAAAAAAGGAGAAGAAAGAAAGTGGTGATAGAATCTTCAGAAGATACAGATTCTGTTTCAAAGGATGAAAATACTAGTCGAGCTATAGCTCTGCATACTTCTGAACAACAACAAGTAAATTCAGGTAACATAAAACGCATTAAAACAAATTTcatgaaaaaaatatatgtttctaaaacacttcaatgtatcagatgatgattttgttgatccACCACCAAGAGTGAAACAGACAAAATATCAAAAGAAGGAAAAGGCAGAATCGAAACCAAAGAGATCATCGAGGAAAGATAAAACAGAAGaacaaccagaacaacaaccaaaTTATGATTACGACAGAAAAAAATCAACATAAGATGTTCAGTCAATAATCTAAAAGATTATATTGAAAATTTGTCAAAAGAGTAAAGGAAAGTTGTTAGAGAAATAGGGTTTGAGAGCATACTATCATTCAAGCTGCATTCAGTTCCACGCAAATTCGGATATTGGCTGGTAAAAAactttgatgatgaaaatgatgagATAAATACTGGAGATGAAAAGATTAAGATCACAGCTGAATTGATCCAAAAGGTATTTCAAATACCAAATGGAGAAACAGAGATTGAGGAAAAATTGAGACCAAAAGACACTGATCTTATAATTAAATTCTGGCGCGGTCAATTCAGcaaagatattttgaagagaatGTATGCTGCCAACTTGATTAAATATTTAAAATCAAGAAATGAGCTTGGAAGACTGTTCAAACTAAACTTCTTGGTTATATTTTTTACGGTCATGGCAGAGGCAATGCAAAGTTGTAACGTTAATCAAAGATTCTTGCCGTCGATGAAAAGTGACAAAAAAACCCTGGATTTTAATTGGTGTGAATATATTCTGAATGTTCTAAGGCGTACAAGAAGACAATGGCCTGGAAATGACAAGCTCTTCAATGGACCTATTGCATTGTTAGCGGTATGAAATCTGATCTTTCATTATTGCTACATATTTGCTGAATGCTTGTTTAGGCTGCTTGTTTATATTCTTTGTTTAAAATATGTTTGATTAAAACGCAGTGTATATAAAGTTACAAAACGCAATGACTTGTTTatattatttgtttgtttgtttaaaatGCAACATTTATAAAGGTACAAAACGCAATAacttgtttatatatatttttttcaaactATGCTTTATTAAAACGCAATGTTTGTGTAAAACACAATTTATTTAAAGTTACAAAAAATTAATTGTGTAAGTTGTTTACAATGATTTATATTATAAAACGCAACAAAATTAGTATtgagtattttttttaaaacacaatGATTCATACAGATTCTATATGCTTGCAAAAAACAAGGATTTGACGATGCTGAAAACACTGAAGAGTTCTCTCTAGATAAAATTAACTTTCCAACATCACAAGAATTTGAAGATGAATTGGAAATTGTTGCGCAAAATGAGGGGAGAGGTCTTGTAAtggataaaaagaaaaaagagaaaaatgtcagaaagaataaacaaaaaaagaaagatggggAGGAGGAggatgaattttatgtttatccaTCTGAATCCGAGAATGAAAATGAAGAAATTTTTCaagatgaatctgaagaaaaagatgaagacGATGCTGAAGAACAACCAAACATCAATATCAACTCAGAAGAGATAGAAGATGGAAACACCTTACTTAAAGCTGCAACAGACTGGATTGAACAAGAGGATCAAGAGGATGTTCAAAACAGCCAACTTAAAACCAATGAAACTGAGAAAGCACAAACAGAAAGTGGAGCATCATGGGGGCAATTCTTCATAAAACCATCTGAAGgaaataaagataaaatgtggGTAGACAGTCAATGCCGATTGCGTAATTTCATGCCATCACAAATTCAAAGTGAAGGTCTTTCTGACATTCATTCAACAAAAAGTGGCGATGAAAATATGAAGAACATTGAAGGTaaaaaatcaaatgaagaatATGTTGTGTCTGCCTTGGATTATCATTTTAAAGGATTTGAAGAAGTTTTCGAAAGCATTGAATCACGCATAGATGAGATCATTGAAGAATATCCAAACAGTGAAGTTGTTCATAACAAAGTAAGCGAATGGGCGTCATTGATTGAAAAATTCAACAATCAAGCTAAAAAGCACAAGAAAGTTAATGTTGATTCAACTCTGATCGAAACACCATCAAGATTTCTAAACTTGAGCCAAAATGAAGATACCGAAAATCAAATCATTTCAACTCCATtgattgtaaaacgcaatgatgaTGCTACAAAACGCAATGAAGATAACACAGCTGTAGTCCAGCCCTCAAATCcagaaaaaaaaatcattgaGAATGAACCTACATCGAGTCTGCAAACACACATTGAAAACCCTTCATTGGTACAATCATCATTTAGCGAAGAAACTCCATCATTAATGTTGGAGATAATAAAAAAgacagatgaagaagaaaaaaatcaaatcaaaaaaaaaattcaaaatgatgAGGTACCATCCTTTGATTTGAAAATTTCTCAGTTGTCTTCAAATGTGGATGAAAATGAAGTGGAAGTGGATACTACTCGCCACGCTCCACAAACCGAAATTCAAACGgaatctgaaaataaaacaatCGAAAAAGAAGTTCAAATTACTGGAATAGAAACAATGTTTGAAAGAATTGAAGAACAGAAAACTGAAAAGGAATCAGTGATCTAATTCAAAACACATCATTCCTCAACCCACAAGAAGATCCGTATAAAACACCTGCAAAATTAGTTCAACAAGAACAACTAACAAGTGATATAACCAAAACAGAACAAATAATCACAAAGATGGTACGACCAGATCGAGAGAAAAATGTACCAGAAGTATTTTGTTCACCATACTATCAAAGACAAGTAGCAATGAAGGAAGCAAGAACGGCACACGAAAACAACATATCGGGATATGCTTTCCATGCAGAAAGAGAAATAACGTAAAAAATCATTTATATACACTAAcacaaaacaaaaatcaaaatattataatttaattatttttttttgcaGGGACACTCTCTTTGAAATTAAAGATCATGTATTTCTGTCGAGATATGGTGCAGAAACAATGAGGCTAGGATTGGAAATCACCGGAGAAGTAATCAATTGTTGGGTATATTTtttgaatgaagaagaaaaaagaagatcaAAACACAACAAAACTCCAAGATTTTTCTATACTATTCGAGTGTTGGTAAGATCTATAAAACGCAATTTGTCTGTTTTATAGAAATAATATATGTTTAATGAAGTTTTTTGATATTTGAttgaataaaattatataaaacgcAATTGCCAGTTTTATTTCTTTCATAAAACGCAATGTATACTTTGTTTGAATGAAGTTTTAACTGTATGTTTTATTACCttcataaaacgcaataataTGTTAGTTATGCAGGCTTTAACGTCGAGTGATAATGAAGAAACTGAAAAGGAAGAAAAAATGATAGAAGCGTTCACAAAGAACATTGAAAAAATTCTTCAAGGTGCAAAGCTAAAAAGCATAAAAGATTTAAAATTATCCTTGTCCCGATTCTCCATTCAGAGCATTTCTTTGTGATCTCATTCAATCTTGAAGAgaaacaaatattcatcattgACAACAGTGCGAAAGAGCTCACAAATAAAGAAAAATATGCTGATGTGCCTGAAAATACAGTAAGTTTTCCGACTTATGCTTTTAAAACACAAATATAAACCACctaatctttttgttttttttttctgtagaGGAATGCTTTGGCAGGTTACCTTAAATCTGTTGGATATGAAAATGCAGATGATATAAAGGGCATAACCCCTGTTAGAATGGAGATGAAATGGAGGACAAAAGATAACGGCATTGACTGTGGTATATTCTGTATGCGTCATATGGAATGTTATAATGGCGAAGAAGTCAAAAAATGGGATTGTGGGTTTAATGAGGAATATGAAAAACCTGCAATTATCAAAAAGggtaaaaacaaaaaaacaagtgAACAAGCAGACCGCACAACTCGATGATTTAAGAAGAAAGTTCATCGTAAAGATATTATTGCACGAAATCAACGAACGCAAAGATTATGTTATTGAGGACTCAAAGAAGTTTCGAACCTCAGTGCGAAACTTAAAAAACAATCTTATAACACTAGTTTAGAAAGGATTAAAGAGAGGCTTGCTCTTGCTGGTTTACTTTGATTTAGAAATGCTACTTATTATAAAACGCAATATTTTTTCTTTTTGCATAATTTTAATATAACGCAATATTTTCTTGATCTTGCTGGTTTACTTTGATTTAGAAATGCTACTTATTATAAAACGCAATTTTGTTGATATATTTGCTTTAAAACATATACTTGAGTTACAAATGCTactttttgtttgttattttaaaaCGCAATATGTATCCTttatattaaaatattatttaaaatttgTACAATTTATCAATAAAAATCTTAAATAGTATGTTTAAAAGAAAGGATACATATATAGTGAAATGATATTATGATAAAACGTAACATTTTAATAGAATGCTATAACTCAACATTGTCTATTTAGTTGTTGTTTGACATAAGTTATTTATTCTAAAACGCATTACAAAGTGTCTCCTAATTATTTATTTTGGACCAACTTGTATAAAAAGCAATAAAACTATTAAACATAACGCAATAATTTAAAACGCAATATCATGAAAATGATAAACATAATGCATTAATGGTAAAACGCAATTGTTTTGTTATATTAAAAAGCAATTCTATTGATAAAAATGTTTGGGGATCTTATTGTATAATACATAAAATGCAATAATAACCCTATATAAAAATTGCAGTTTATTATATCATAAAACGCAGTATAATACCTGTGAAGTGATATGGGGAAACTGGGTCTCGAAAGGTGCAGAAGATGACACTGGTGGAACAAAATCTGAATAAGGGACCTGCGGTAAGAACTGGCTATCCTCTGGCATGAATGGGGTGTGCCCGAAAAGCTGGCTCGACGATCCCTCCCCAAGTTGGGGCGGAGGAATGTCCTGAAGGAAGGTGATAGGAAGGTCGGTGCGGTGAGTATCGGATGTGGATGGAGGAAACAAGGGAGCATCGAAGGGTACAACGATAGGTGCGGGAGGGGGAGTGACTGGGACTACGTACGGAGGGTAGTCATCCTCCTCAATCCACCCATCGCTGGAGTGGGCATACCTTGGGTCCATGTGGGTAGCGAACGGTGCCAGGTCATCAAAAATCGCCATGGGATCGGGTATAGGTGCTACATCGGGTGTAACAGAGACAGTAACAGGGTCGATGGCAAGAACGGGCTCGGAAGTGACTGGAGCGGGCTGATAATCAACAAGCATGGCAGGAATCAGATCATCTGGATGAGCAGGAGCCTCAGCAGGCTGCTCCAACTCCATCTCCTCATCCGCGTCTATGAGAGGAATGGAACCGAGTCCCAACGGTGGGATATGTGAAGCTATCGACTCAAAGGAATCAGAAGCGGACGAATCAGACTGAACCTCCATACCAGGAAGCTCGACCATGGGAACAATAGGATCAACATCTGGGATATCAACATGCGGAACACCGTCCTCCACCGGGGCCCCACCATCCTGGTctccctccgggggaccctcgaTGAGTAGGTCGATGTGACCATCGGGTAACGCGTCGATAGGTTGTTCCTCAAAAGGAACTGCAGCGAAGGGGAGAGGGGCAGGGATGGGAACAAGACGTAGGTCCTCTCCAGGTGGGCCATCAGCTAGGGGTACGTCGTCTCCAAAGATCGGTAGGGCAAAAGGCTGGAAGTCGTCTTCGTCTGTGCTCGTGGTGTCTGAGGTGTAAACTCCCGAATCAGTGGCCATCTCGTCCTCAGAGGTAAAAGTCCTCGGGTCACTCGCGTCGGAAACTCCACTACCGGATgatgccatggtgtctgtaacacaaccacaacatatgcacacaaatacatgtaaacaaataataatgaaatcatgtatgcatcctagtcttcccagactatcccacccaatctctaagactgaattccctagtctctcagactgactccctggcctctaagaccaacctcccagtctctaagactcaaatttttccccagcctctaaggctaaacatccccaatctctaagattgaatccctcggtctctaagactgaactccctcagtctctaagactgatacaaaaattttgaaaagtgtatttgtgcccttttgtttgtaaaaatgtttgtgccctggatctggacttttcgtgtatgcaaatgtaaaaacgtttaaaatcattttcgtgagagccctagtgatcatagtctagacttgagaaggaatcctagttcgctatgatcgaggctctgataccaagctgtcacaccctggcttttgcggaagcgtgggtttatttggtgtgacttcttaatatcaTAGCAACAATCACATCATGCTATATGATAAAGACATATggtgttcatccattaaaatgattaaaaatgcataacatattgttttaaaacatcaaccacaagaatgcgttacaaaacatgacttgtttaaaaatgagttcataagactcgacaaaagactatcaacaacacaaggatttgagatatgcaactcgtccaggaaagagttacccttcccaaacctacgactccggatgacatccttattaagtacgcagctaatcatgcatcacttgccagatccaaattaattccctgaaatacatgtagtttaaaaagtcaacaaaaagttgagcgagttcatgtgtaagtctgtgtgtataaaccgtttaatatgtctgtaagtaaaattgtccctggtatgtagcaataaggaaaaatgatcaccattgggttgcaaatccaatagtatatgtgaatgatgcaggaagactcaaacctagcaaatttgtctccggtatgaagacatagtcaccactatgggcccctggcctcatgggtgtgggctcgctacacccaaatagatctattactcatgtcccgtggtcctacgatgaggattaatggccttaagtgtcatgcccaccactcacttgatcaCGTAATA contains the following coding sequences:
- the LOC110888546 gene encoding FK506-binding protein 5-like, yielding MAEAMQSCNVNQRFLPSMKSDKKTLDFNWCEYILNVLRRTRRQWPGNDKLFNGPIALLAILYACKKQGFDDAENTEEFSLDKINFPTSQEFEDELEIVAQNEGRGLKDGEEEDEFYVYPSESENENEEIFQDESEEKDEDDAEEQPNININSEEIEDGNTLLKAATDWIEQEDQEDVQNSQLKTNETEKAQTESGASWGQFFIKPSEGNKDKMWVDSQCRLRNFMPSQIQSEGLSDIHSTKSGDENMKNIEGKKSNEEYVVSALDYHFKGFEEVFESIESRIDEIIEEYPNSEVVHNKVSEWASLIEKFNNQAKKHKKVNVDSTLIETPSRFLNLSQNEDTENQIISTPLIVKRNDDATKRNEDNTAVVQPSNPEKKIIENEPTSSLQTHIENPSLVQSSFSEETPSLMLEIIKKTDEEEKNQIKKKIQNDEVPSFDLKISQLSSNVDENEVEVDTTRHAPQTEIQTESENKTIEKEVQITGIETMFERIEEQKTEKESVI